One part of the Ranitomeya imitator isolate aRanImi1 chromosome 10, aRanImi1.pri, whole genome shotgun sequence genome encodes these proteins:
- the LOC138652139 gene encoding cysteine-rich venom protein 6-like, whose protein sequence is MSPASALVLSLLGAAFILISAKDPQKTTAINCPPDKEYKECGSACPANCTHPNGGVCTKICQRGCFCKDGYVQLGKTCVEKKKCEACSGNTTYVQCGSKCPRTCNKMYKCTAECNEGCFCKEGYVLLDDKSKCVRKEECPKSTAP, encoded by the exons atgtcacccgcctctgctctggtGCTGTCATTGCTGG GAGCTGCCTTTATCCTGATCAGCGCAAAAGACCCTCAAAAAA CCACTGCCATAAACTGTCCACCCGATAAAGAATATAAAGAGTGTGGGAGCGCCTGCCCCGCCAACTGCACCCACCCTAATGGAGGTGTTTGCACGAAGATTTGTCAGAGGGGCTGCTTCTGTAAGGACGGATATGTGCAGCTGGGGAAGACTTGTGTAGAGAAGAAAAAATGTGAGGCCTGCTCCGGGAACACGACATATGTGCAATGTGGCAGCAAATGCCCCAGAACCTGCAACAAAATGTATAAGTGCACCGCTGAATGTAACGAAGGCTGCTTCTGTAAGGAAGGCTACGTGTTACTGGACGATAAGTCAAAATGTGTGCGGAAAGAGGAGTGTCCTAAAAGCACAGCACCCTAG
- the LOC138652138 gene encoding venom serine protease inhibitor-like isoform X2, whose amino-acid sequence MGRTSAVLLASLTVLFIAIIVPSAAIRCKAGEEYNNCGSPCQPSCSNRSPICADGCKTGCFCKEGTVRNDKGECVKVEKCCSGNTEYKECGNNCPNTCADYNSPGPVFCPEYCTSGCFCKPGYKQLPNSKKCVLPKYCPKNGSYSY is encoded by the exons ATGGGGCGAACATCTGCAGTGCTGCTGGCATCCCTGA cTGTGCTCTTCATAGCGATCATTGTTCCATCAGCAGCCA TCAGATGTAAAGCAGGCGAGGAGTATAATAATTGCGGGAGCCCCTGTCAGCCGTCCTGCAGTAACAGGAGTCCTATATGTGCTGATGGGTGTAAAACCGGATGTTTCTGCAAGGAGGGCACCGTAAGGAACGACAAGGGTGAATGTGTGAAGGTGGAGAAATGCTGCAGTGGGAACACCGAGTACAAGGAATGTGGCAATAACTGTCCCAACACCTGTGCGGACTATAACAGTCCGGGTCCAGTATTTTGCCCAGAGTACTGTACTTCCGGCTGCTTCTGCAAACCCGGATACAAGCAACTGCCTAACAGCAAGAAATGTGTCCTCCCCAAGTACTGCCCCAAAAATGGTAGTTACTCCTATTAA
- the LOC138652138 gene encoding venom serine protease inhibitor-like isoform X3 has translation MGRTSAVLLASLTLLFIAIAAPSAAIRCKAGEEYNNCGSPCQPSCSNRSPICADGCKTGCFCKEGTVRNDKGECVKVEKCCSGNTEYKECGNNCPNTCADYNSPGPVFCPEYCTSGCFCKPGYKQLPNSKKCVLPKYCPKNGSYSY, from the exons ATGGGGCGAACATCTGCAGTGCTGCTGGCATCCCTGA CTCTGCTCTTCATAGCGATCGCTGCACCATCAGCAGCCA TCAGATGTAAAGCAGGCGAGGAGTATAATAATTGCGGGAGCCCCTGTCAGCCGTCCTGCAGTAACAGGAGTCCTATATGTGCTGATGGGTGTAAAACCGGATGTTTCTGCAAGGAGGGCACCGTAAGGAACGACAAGGGTGAATGTGTGAAGGTGGAGAAATGCTGCAGTGGGAACACCGAGTACAAGGAATGTGGCAATAACTGTCCCAACACCTGTGCGGACTATAACAGTCCGGGTCCAGTATTTTGCCCAGAGTACTGTACTTCCGGCTGCTTCTGCAAACCCGGATACAAGCAACTGCCTAACAGCAAGAAATGTGTCCTCCCCAAGTACTGCCCCAAAAATGGTAGTTACTCCTATTAA
- the LOC138652138 gene encoding venom serine protease inhibitor-like isoform X1 — protein MGRTSAVLLASLTVLFIAIIVPSAATRCKAGEEYNNCGSPCPPSCSNRSPICAAVCKPGCFCKKGKIRNDKGECVKVEKCCSGNTEYQECGNDCPNTCAAYRSPEPVMCTFHCSSGCFCKRGFKQLPNSKECVLPKYCPKNGSYTY, from the exons ATGGGGCGAACATCTGCAGTGCTGCTGGCATCCCTGA cTGTGCTCTTCATAGCGATCATTGTTCCATCAGCAGCCA CCAGATGTAAAGCAGGCGAGGAGTATAATAATTGCGGGAGCCCCTGTCCGCCGTCCTGCAGTAACAGGAGCCCTATATGTGCTGCTGTGTGTAAACCTGGATGTTTCTGCAAGAAGGGCAAAATAAGAAACGACAAGGGTGAATGTGTGAAGGTGGAGAAATGCTGCAGTGGGAACACCGAGTACCAGGAATGTGGCAATGACTGTCCCAACACCTGTGCGGCATACAGGAGTCCGGAACCAGTAATGTGCACATTTCACTGTTCCAGCGGCTGCTTCTGCAAACGCGGATTCAAGCAACTGCCTAACAGCAAGGAATGTGTCCTCCCCAAGTACTGCCCCAAAAATGGTAGTTACACCTATTAA